The following proteins come from a genomic window of Streptomyces liliiviolaceus:
- a CDS encoding ABC transporter permease, translated as MSETTHDGGVAVSAPPSPDEGLSAADLAAKYGLAVSGARPGLVEYVRQLWGRRHFILAFSQAKLTAQYSQAKLGQLWQVATPLLNAAVYFLIFGLILKADRGMDREVYIPFLVTGVFVFTFTQSSVMAGVRAISGNLGLVRALHFPRAALPISFSLQQLQQLLFSMIVLFVVAVGFGSYPQLSWLLIVPILVLQFLFNTGLAMIMARMGAKTPDLAQLMPFVMRTWMYASGVMFSIPVMLDEHPKWIADILQWNPAAIYMDLMRFALIDGYGSENLPPHVWAVAGGWAVLVAVGGFVYFWKAEERYGRG; from the coding sequence GTGAGTGAGACAACGCATGACGGCGGCGTCGCGGTGAGCGCCCCCCCGTCCCCCGATGAAGGGCTCTCCGCGGCGGACCTCGCCGCCAAGTACGGACTGGCCGTCAGCGGCGCCCGGCCCGGACTCGTCGAGTACGTCCGTCAGCTCTGGGGACGGCGTCACTTCATCCTCGCCTTCTCGCAGGCGAAGCTCACCGCCCAGTACAGCCAGGCCAAGCTCGGCCAGCTGTGGCAGGTGGCCACACCGCTGCTGAACGCGGCCGTGTACTTCCTGATCTTCGGCCTGATCCTGAAGGCCGACCGCGGCATGGACCGGGAGGTCTACATCCCGTTCCTGGTGACGGGCGTCTTCGTCTTCACCTTCACCCAGAGCTCGGTGATGGCGGGCGTGCGCGCGATCTCCGGGAACCTCGGACTCGTGCGGGCGCTGCACTTCCCGCGCGCCGCGCTGCCGATCTCGTTCTCGCTGCAGCAGCTCCAGCAGCTGCTCTTCTCGATGATCGTGCTGTTCGTCGTGGCGGTCGGCTTCGGCAGCTACCCCCAGCTGTCCTGGCTGCTGATCGTCCCGATCCTGGTGCTGCAGTTCCTCTTCAACACCGGTCTCGCGATGATCATGGCCAGGATGGGCGCCAAGACCCCGGACCTGGCCCAGCTCATGCCGTTCGTGATGCGTACGTGGATGTACGCATCCGGTGTCATGTTCTCGATCCCCGTGATGCTCGACGAGCACCCGAAGTGGATCGCCGACATCCTCCAGTGGAACCCGGCCGCCATCTACATGGACCTGATGCGCTTCGCGCTCATCGACGGCTACGGCTCCGAGAACCTGCCGCCGCACGTGTGGGCGGTCGCGGGCGGCTGGGCCGTCCTCGTCGCCGTCGGCGGTTTCGTGTACTTCTGGAAGGCTGAGGAGCGTTACGGCCGTGGCTGA
- a CDS encoding glycosyltransferase family 2 protein — MGNRPDELRALLDSVAKQDGDPVEVVVVGNGSPVPDVTGSIPGVRTVELPENLGIPGGRNVGIEAFGPGGTDVDVLLFLDDDGLLARHDTAELCRQAFAADAELGIISFRIADPETGVTQRRHVPRLRASDPMRDSRVTTFLGGANAVRTKVLAEVGGLPEEFFYAHEETDLAWRALDAGWMIDYRSDMVLNHPTTAPSRHAVYHRMVARNRVWLARRNLPAPLVPVYLGVWMLLTLARRPSRPALKAWFGGFKEGWTSPCGPRRPMKWRTVWRLTRLGRPPVI, encoded by the coding sequence ATGGGCAACCGCCCCGACGAACTCCGCGCCCTCCTCGACTCGGTCGCCAAGCAGGACGGCGACCCGGTCGAGGTGGTCGTGGTCGGCAACGGCTCGCCCGTCCCGGACGTCACCGGGTCCATACCCGGTGTCCGCACGGTCGAGCTGCCGGAGAACCTCGGCATCCCCGGCGGCCGCAACGTCGGCATCGAGGCGTTCGGCCCCGGCGGCACCGACGTGGACGTCCTGCTCTTCCTGGACGACGACGGGCTCCTGGCCCGCCACGACACCGCCGAACTGTGCCGGCAGGCCTTCGCGGCCGATGCGGAACTGGGCATCATCAGCTTCCGTATCGCGGACCCGGAGACCGGCGTCACCCAGCGCCGCCACGTGCCCCGGCTGCGCGCCTCCGACCCGATGCGCGACTCCCGCGTCACCACCTTCCTCGGCGGCGCCAACGCCGTCCGTACGAAGGTGCTCGCCGAGGTCGGCGGACTCCCCGAGGAGTTCTTCTACGCCCACGAGGAGACCGATCTCGCCTGGCGGGCCCTCGACGCGGGCTGGATGATCGACTACCGCTCGGACATGGTGCTCAACCACCCCACGACCGCACCCTCGCGGCACGCGGTCTACCACCGGATGGTCGCCCGCAACCGCGTCTGGCTCGCCCGTCGCAACCTGCCCGCGCCGCTGGTCCCCGTGTACCTCGGCGTCTGGATGCTGCTCACGCTCGCCCGTCGCCCCTCGCGCCCGGCCCTGAAGGCCTGGTTCGGCGGTTTCAAGGAGGGCTGGACCAGCCCGTGCGGCCCCCGGCGCCCCATGAAGTGGCGTACGGTATGGCGCCTGACCCGTCTGGGCCGACCACCCGTCATCTGA
- a CDS encoding CDP-alcohol phosphatidyltransferase family protein, whose translation MQKPSVAELRPVVHPPGVKDRRSGEHWGGRLYMREISLRIDRHLVNTKVTPNQLTYVMTVFGVLAAPALLVPGIPGALLGVLMVQLYLLFDCVDGEIARWRKQYSMTGVYVDRVAAYLCDAAVLVGFGLRAADLWGTGRIDWLWAFLGTLAALGAVLIKSETDLVGVARHQTGKAPVQESASEPRSSGMALARRAAGALKFHRLVLGIEASLLILVLAVLDTVRDDLFFSRLGVAVLAGIAMLQTVLHLVSILASSRLK comes from the coding sequence ATGCAAAAGCCATCGGTAGCTGAGCTCCGCCCGGTCGTGCACCCCCCGGGTGTCAAGGACCGGCGGAGCGGCGAGCACTGGGGAGGCCGGCTCTACATGCGCGAGATCTCGCTGCGCATCGACCGGCACCTGGTGAACACCAAGGTCACGCCCAACCAGCTGACCTACGTGATGACCGTCTTCGGCGTGCTCGCCGCCCCGGCCCTGCTGGTGCCGGGCATCCCGGGCGCCCTGCTCGGCGTACTGATGGTCCAGCTGTACCTGCTGTTCGACTGCGTCGACGGCGAGATCGCCCGCTGGCGCAAGCAGTACTCGATGACCGGGGTGTACGTCGACCGCGTCGCCGCCTACCTGTGCGACGCCGCGGTCCTGGTCGGCTTCGGCCTGCGCGCGGCGGACCTGTGGGGCACCGGACGCATCGACTGGCTGTGGGCGTTCCTCGGCACCCTGGCCGCCCTCGGCGCGGTCCTGATCAAGTCCGAGACCGACCTCGTCGGGGTCGCCCGCCACCAGACCGGCAAGGCACCGGTCCAGGAGTCGGCGTCCGAGCCGCGCTCCTCCGGCATGGCGCTGGCCCGCCGGGCCGCGGGCGCGCTCAAGTTCCACCGGCTCGTCCTCGGCATCGAGGCCTCGCTGCTGATCCTGGTCCTCGCGGTCCTGGACACGGTCCGGGACGACCTGTTCTTCTCGCGGCTCGGTGTCGCGGTCCTGGCCGGCATCGCGATGCTCCAGACCGTGCTGCACCTGGTGTCCATCCTCGCTTCGAGCAGGCTGAAGTGA